In Flavobacterium piscisymbiosum, the sequence TTAAACTATAATTTAATAGTTCATAATCTAAATCGCCGGTTCGCAATTCTTTCTGAAAATCATTGTAAACACAGGTTTCTTCTTCGTTATTTTTTAATTTTAATTCTCTTTCATTTGCCATCCAGCCGCTTCCATGTCGGGTTGAATAACTTCTTGTAACATAATAAACATCAACATTATCTATTTTTAATTTCTCGCAGATTTCAACTGCATTTTTGGATGTTGTATTGGCATACGTAACATTCGGAAAAACACCATGATCCATGTCGAGTAAAATTCCCTGGCTTCCTTCAAAAATCAGGTTTTCGTAGTTGCCTAAAAAACTGTAATCGCTGATATTCCATTTTATTTGATCAATGATTTCTAAGTAATGATCTACTTCAGCATCAATTTCACTTTCATTTAAAAAACCGTAGTAATAAGCGATTTTTTGCAATTTCTCTAAAAGCATTTGCCTTGGCGCGATCAAATCTATGGCGTAAAGTTTATACTGACCTTCGTTGCGTTTCATTGTCGCTCCAACACCTTTTCCGCAAGTTCCGTGATCCAGGTTTCTAACATTGTTTCGGTTTTGCCAAACATCAAAAGGAGTTGTTATTTTGGCTAACGGATGAATATGAAGTTCAACATTTCCGCCTTTTGCTTCTAGTTCTTCTCTTTCATTAAATAGAAAAACGGGATGAATTGTACAATGCTCGCTATAATAAGAAGGCAAACCGCGAAGTGCTCCGCTGGCAAAACTCGAATGAACGTGTTTTTTATCATCAATCATTACGGTGTGTGCCGCTTGCTGTCCCCCAGAAAACCGAATAACTATAGATTCAGGGTTTTGCTTCGCCAGAAAATCTGTTGTAATTCCTTTTCCTTCATCACCAAATCCTAAACCTATAACTATTTGAGCTGTTTTCATTTTAATATTATTTTAAACACATAGAAACATAGCTTTGAAGAACCTAAAAAGGCATTTCACTTATAATAAATCTCATAGCTATGTGAAATGCGGTTTCAAAAATTTTTAATTTTTAATTCTCAATTTTTAATTAAATCTACATTTCTATGTATTTAATTTAAAGCATTTCTATATTATCTAAACCGTCAAGCGGAATTGTTCCTAAACCTGACCCTGAATTTTTATGTGTATCGCAAATGATTTTCTTGATTACATTCGGGATTTCTCTGTGATCTTCTATAGACAAACAATTTTGTCCCAGTAATTCTTTCCACGCTACATTTGCTCTTACCGCCTGATCAGAATGTAAAACGCTGATATGATACACTTCGTAACGTTTTTGCGCTTCTTTTAATAATTCAAGGGACGTATACGTTTGCTGTCCTGAACCCATAATTTCTTTTATGGCAGATGCCGGAAGTGTTGGCAAATTTGGTTCGTCACCAACGGTAAACAACAATCCTTTTTGACCTCTTTTTTCGAAAGCATCGGTTTTGGTATGAAAAGCGGCAAAATACCACGCCAAAAGATAACTTTCTCCGGCGTTTCCTCCGCCTCCACTTTCAATATAAGTTCTGGTTAGCCACATATCCAGTTCTTCGTCACCAGATTCGAATTGTCCAACCTGAAGCGGAAATCTGTCGCATTCGTGATCTCCAATTCCTAAGAATAAAAGTGCCGGATCCGGAACGCCGCCCTGAATGATTCCGCCCATTAATTTTGGTAATCCGTCTTTGATCAATTCATGCGGAATATGTCCCATACTTCCCGTAACATCCAATCCTAAAATAATTGGAACTGTATTTGGATGCACTTCAGAATCTCTGGCTTCACGAAATGTAATGCCGTTTGGATTCATAGATTCATGTGCCATTCCTAATTGATTTTGCACGAAAATCTCACTTGCAGATTTAAATCCGTAACCTGCTTCTTTTGCTCTGCTCAAACGAGCGCCTAAGTCATATCTTGTACCTCCCATAACTAAAATGTTTTACCAAATAAATATTCGAATCTCTTTTTTGTCACTTCAAACTGAATATTTAAATTTCTGATTGTTAATGATAATTCCATATCTTTTTGCACAAATGCTTCCGGTTGAAAGTCAGCAAAAGTCAAACTATTCTTGTCAAGCGGACTAATGTCGATAAGGCCTTCCTGCTCTCTTTCGAGTCTTTTTATTTTAAGTTCGATATCTTCAACTCGACGTCTGTAAATTAATTCAGAGTCTTCACCAATGGTTTTGGCTCTGTCTTCTCTAATCTGATCATTGTTTCTTTTTAAAGACTCAATAAATCTTGGTTTTAAATCATCACTCATTTCTTTTGTGGTTTTGTTTCAGGTTTTCTTTGTTTCAGGTTTCAGGTTGC encodes:
- a CDS encoding adenylosuccinate synthetase, with amino-acid sequence MKTAQIVIGLGFGDEGKGITTDFLAKQNPESIVIRFSGGQQAAHTVMIDDKKHVHSSFASGALRGLPSYYSEHCTIHPVFLFNEREELEAKGGNVELHIHPLAKITTPFDVWQNRNNVRNLDHGTCGKGVGATMKRNEGQYKLYAIDLIAPRQMLLEKLQKIAYYYGFLNESEIDAEVDHYLEIIDQIKWNISDYSFLGNYENLIFEGSQGILLDMDHGVFPNVTYANTTSKNAVEICEKLKIDNVDVYYVTRSYSTRHGSGWMANERELKLKNNEEETCVYNDFQKELRTGDLDYELLNYSLKLDAAYSLNAKRNLVVTCMDQIEVDYEFEKITTEFKEIYGSFSPDSKDFKQLTSLYQ